From Deinococcus terrestris, one genomic window encodes:
- a CDS encoding trans-sulfuration enzyme family protein: MSTQADRPAGFRTRAVHAGHGLDPVTGAHAVPIYATSTFGYGTAERGGRLFAGEESGYFYSRLSNPTVTAFEEKVASLEGAEAAVAFGSGMGAASAIALTLLRTGDEVAFVGPLYGGTEGLLRDILGNFGVTVHEAADVEALREVVTERTRLVWLETPTNPTVGIVDLAAASAVAHAAGALVVVDNTFATPYLTRPLEHGADLVMHSATKYLGGHGDVVAGVVVGSADLVTELRLHGLRHVGSVLGPFEAYLLLRGLKTLPLRMEAHCQGAMALARALEGHPALKALHYPGLPSHPGHAVAARQMRSFGGLLSLDLGTQEAAFTFLNNLRLFTQAVSLGDVESLSCHPASTTHQLLGEETLMRQGVTPGLVRLSVGIEDEADLIADVLGALERVPVGAGD, from the coding sequence ATGTCTACACAAGCCGACCGGCCCGCCGGATTCCGCACCCGTGCCGTCCACGCGGGACACGGCCTCGACCCCGTGACGGGCGCCCACGCGGTGCCCATCTACGCGACCTCGACCTTCGGCTACGGCACCGCCGAGCGCGGGGGGCGGCTTTTCGCGGGCGAGGAAAGCGGCTACTTCTATTCCCGCCTCTCCAACCCCACGGTGACTGCCTTCGAGGAAAAGGTCGCCAGCCTGGAAGGGGCGGAGGCCGCCGTCGCCTTTGGCAGCGGCATGGGCGCAGCGAGTGCCATCGCACTAACGCTGCTGCGGACCGGGGACGAAGTGGCCTTCGTCGGTCCCCTCTACGGTGGCACCGAGGGGCTGCTGCGCGACATCCTCGGCAATTTCGGGGTGACCGTTCACGAGGCGGCGGACGTGGAGGCGCTGCGCGAAGTGGTGACGGAGCGCACCCGGCTGGTCTGGCTGGAGACGCCCACCAACCCCACGGTGGGGATCGTGGACCTCGCGGCGGCCTCGGCGGTCGCGCACGCGGCGGGGGCGCTCGTCGTGGTGGACAACACCTTCGCCACCCCGTACCTGACGCGTCCGCTGGAGCACGGCGCCGACCTCGTGATGCACTCGGCCACCAAGTACCTCGGCGGGCACGGGGACGTGGTGGCGGGCGTGGTCGTGGGGTCGGCGGACCTCGTGACCGAGCTGCGGCTGCACGGGCTGCGGCACGTCGGTTCAGTGCTCGGCCCCTTTGAGGCGTACCTGCTGCTGCGCGGCCTCAAGACCCTGCCGCTGCGAATGGAAGCCCACTGCCAGGGCGCGATGGCACTCGCGCGGGCATTGGAGGGTCACCCGGCCTTGAAGGCCCTGCATTACCCCGGCCTCCCCTCCCACCCCGGTCACGCGGTCGCGGCGCGGCAGATGCGCTCGTTCGGGGGCCTGCTCAGCCTGGACCTCGGCACCCAGGAGGCCGCCTTCACTTTCCTGAATAATCTGCGCCTCTTCACCCAGGCCGTCAGCCTCGGGGACGTGGAGAGCCTGTCGTGCCACCCCGCGAGCACCACCCACCAACTGCTGGGCGAGGAAACGCTGATGCGCCAGGGCGTCACGCCGGGGCTGGTGCGCCTCTCGGTGGGCATCGAGGACGAGGCCGACCTGATCGCGGATGTGCTGGGCGCCCTGGAGCGGGTGCCGGTGGGCGCGGGAGACTGA
- a CDS encoding deoxyribodipyrimidine photo-lyase, protein MIQPERVEWLRPGEPGRGGFVLLWVQSSVRTVGNHALEYAVGEARRLGVPLAAVFALNPAYPEANARHFQYLLEGLRDLRAGLSTRGIPLSVRLGDPPEEVAKAARGASLVVTDRGYLRPGRQWRASLAERLEVPFVQVESDAVVPVRLVSNRQEVGARTLRPKLHRVLERFLVPVEVQEGGVGHPDWDPGLDVSDPALTVRALGVDNSVPPGEEEGGEAKALARLEHFVTRLLPGYDSGRRDPNVDGGSRLSAYLHYGHLSPLTAALAAREHSDGGPGLDTFLEEMIVRRELSFNFCEFNPDYDRYEGLPKWARENLEAHAADPRPHLYTREELDAAQTHDPYWNAAHTEMVRTGRMHNAMRMYWGKKILEWSATPQAAYATTLWLNNRYQLDGRDANSYASVGWIFGLHDRPWARRPIFGTVRYLAASGLNRKFDADAYARRWTGLS, encoded by the coding sequence ATGATTCAGCCCGAGCGGGTGGAGTGGTTGCGGCCGGGAGAGCCGGGGCGGGGCGGCTTCGTGCTGCTGTGGGTGCAGTCCAGCGTGCGGACGGTGGGCAACCACGCCCTCGAATACGCAGTGGGGGAGGCCCGGCGCCTCGGCGTGCCCCTCGCCGCCGTCTTCGCCCTGAACCCCGCCTACCCCGAGGCGAACGCCCGGCACTTCCAGTACCTGCTGGAGGGGCTGCGCGACCTGAGGGCCGGGCTGTCGACGCGGGGGATTCCCCTCTCCGTCCGCCTAGGGGACCCGCCGGAGGAGGTCGCTAAGGCCGCGCGGGGGGCCAGTCTCGTCGTGACCGACCGGGGGTACCTGCGCCCTGGCCGCCAGTGGCGGGCGAGCCTCGCGGAGCGGCTGGAGGTCCCCTTCGTGCAGGTCGAGTCCGACGCGGTGGTGCCCGTCCGCCTCGTCTCGAACCGGCAGGAGGTGGGGGCGCGGACCCTGCGGCCCAAGCTGCACCGCGTGCTGGAGCGCTTTCTGGTGCCGGTGGAGGTGCAGGAGGGTGGGGTGGGCCACCCCGACTGGGACCCCGGCCTGGACGTGTCTGACCCCGCGCTGACCGTGCGGGCGCTGGGCGTGGACAACAGCGTGCCCCCCGGCGAGGAGGAGGGCGGCGAGGCGAAGGCCCTCGCGCGGCTGGAGCACTTCGTCACCCGGTTGCTGCCGGGCTACGACTCCGGGCGGCGTGACCCCAACGTGGACGGGGGCAGCCGCCTGAGCGCCTACCTGCACTACGGGCACCTCTCGCCCCTGACGGCGGCTCTTGCCGCGCGGGAACATTCGGACGGCGGTCCCGGCCTCGACACCTTTCTGGAGGAGATGATCGTGCGGCGCGAACTCAGCTTCAACTTCTGCGAGTTCAACCCCGACTACGACCGCTACGAGGGCCTGCCGAAGTGGGCACGTGAGAACCTGGAGGCCCACGCCGCAGACCCCCGCCCGCACCTCTACACCCGCGAGGAGTTGGACGCGGCGCAGACCCATGACCCCTACTGGAACGCCGCGCATACCGAGATGGTCCGCACCGGCCGAATGCACAACGCCATGCGGATGTACTGGGGCAAAAAGATTCTGGAGTGGAGCGCGACCCCGCAGGCGGCCTACGCCACGACCCTCTGGCTGAACAACCGCTACCAGCTCGACGGCCGCGACGCGAACTCCTACGCCAGCGTGGGCTGGATTTTCGGCCTGCACGACCGCCCCTGGGCACGCCGCCCGATCTTCGGCACAGTGCGCTACCTAGCCGCGAGTGGCCTGAACCGCAAGTTCGACGCCGACGCCTACGCCCGGCGCTGGACGGGTTTGTCCTGA
- the glmS gene encoding glutamine--fructose-6-phosphate transaminase (isomerizing) yields the protein MCGIVGYIGSRQAQDVLISGLAKLEYRGYDSAGVAVADGGQIEVKKKAGKLANLSGELEHSPLPGTLGIGHTRWATHGLPNDTNAHPHATEDGRTVIIHNGIIENYLSLKAGLIERGHTFKSETDSEVLAHLIEEAYTGDLEAAVRTALSQVRGAYGIVVTHVDHREIVAARTVSPLVMGVGEGEMFLASDVPALLPYTRNMVFLHDGDMVVLHDDGYRVTDLTGNPQERPIDRIDWDAEAAEKGGFDTYMLKEIYEQPTALTNTLIGRLHDDTGEVNLDIGLDPQSFKRISIIACGTAYYAGLVGEYLIEQLARIPVEVDVASEYRYRNPLVSENTLAIVVSQSGETIDTLEALREAKKGGAKTLGVINAKGSSMTRELDDTLYIHAGPEIGVASTKAYTSMVGAFVMLALWLGRARGTLSDTQAKDLLHATRELPRLVEEALNPARVAEIKRVAEKYAQARDYLFLGRGVNAPTAFEGALKLKEISYIHAEGYAAGEMKHGPIALIDANLPVVVVATESHLLEKTISNVQEVRARSGKVIALLSDGDTENAQHADDVLYVPRAHEMVSPVVNAVALQLLSYFTASYLGKDVDKPRNLAKSVTVE from the coding sequence ATGTGCGGAATCGTCGGATACATCGGCAGCAGGCAGGCGCAGGACGTGCTCATCTCTGGCCTCGCCAAGCTGGAATATCGCGGCTACGACAGCGCAGGCGTGGCGGTCGCGGACGGCGGCCAGATTGAAGTGAAGAAGAAGGCCGGGAAGCTCGCCAACCTCAGCGGGGAGCTGGAGCACTCGCCGCTGCCGGGCACCCTGGGCATCGGGCACACCCGCTGGGCCACCCACGGCCTGCCCAACGACACGAACGCGCACCCCCACGCCACCGAGGACGGGCGCACCGTGATCATCCACAACGGGATCATCGAGAACTACCTGTCCCTCAAGGCAGGCCTGATCGAGCGCGGCCACACCTTCAAGAGCGAGACGGACTCGGAAGTCTTGGCCCACCTGATCGAGGAAGCCTACACGGGCGACCTCGAAGCGGCGGTGCGGACGGCCCTCTCGCAGGTGCGCGGGGCCTACGGCATCGTGGTGACGCACGTGGACCACCGCGAGATCGTCGCGGCCCGGACCGTCAGCCCGCTGGTCATGGGCGTGGGCGAGGGCGAGATGTTCCTCGCGTCGGACGTGCCCGCGCTGCTGCCCTACACCCGCAACATGGTCTTCCTGCACGACGGCGACATGGTCGTGCTGCACGACGACGGCTACCGGGTCACCGACCTGACGGGCAACCCCCAGGAGCGCCCCATCGACCGCATCGACTGGGACGCCGAGGCCGCCGAGAAGGGAGGCTTCGACACCTACATGCTCAAGGAGATCTACGAGCAGCCCACGGCGCTGACGAACACCCTGATCGGCCGCCTGCACGACGACACGGGCGAGGTGAACCTCGACATCGGCCTTGATCCCCAGAGCTTCAAGCGCATCTCGATCATCGCCTGCGGCACCGCGTACTACGCCGGGCTGGTGGGCGAGTACCTGATCGAGCAGCTCGCCCGCATCCCCGTCGAGGTGGACGTGGCCTCCGAGTACCGCTACCGCAATCCGCTGGTCAGCGAGAACACCCTTGCCATCGTGGTGAGCCAGTCGGGGGAGACGATTGACACCCTTGAAGCCCTGCGCGAGGCCAAGAAGGGCGGCGCCAAGACCCTCGGTGTCATCAACGCCAAAGGCTCCTCCATGACCCGCGAACTTGACGACACGCTGTACATTCACGCCGGGCCGGAAATCGGGGTGGCGAGCACCAAGGCGTACACGTCGATGGTGGGCGCCTTCGTGATGCTCGCGCTGTGGCTGGGCCGTGCCCGTGGCACCCTGAGCGACACCCAGGCGAAGGACCTGCTGCACGCGACCCGCGAGTTGCCGCGCTTGGTGGAAGAAGCGCTGAACCCCGCCCGCGTCGCCGAGATCAAGCGGGTGGCCGAGAAGTACGCGCAGGCCCGCGATTACCTCTTCCTGGGGCGCGGCGTGAACGCGCCCACCGCCTTCGAGGGGGCGCTGAAGCTCAAGGAGATCAGCTACATCCACGCTGAGGGCTACGCGGCGGGCGAGATGAAGCACGGCCCCATCGCATTGATCGACGCGAACCTGCCCGTTGTGGTGGTGGCGACCGAGAGTCACCTGCTCGAAAAGACCATCTCCAACGTGCAGGAGGTCCGCGCCCGCTCCGGCAAGGTGATCGCGCTGCTCAGCGACGGCGATACCGAGAACGCCCAGCACGCCGACGACGTGCTGTACGTGCCCCGCGCCCACGAGATGGTCAGCCCCGTCGTGAACGCGGTGGCCCTGCAGCTGCTAAGCTACTTCACGGCAAGCTACCTGGGCAAGGACGTGGACAAGCCGCGCAACCTCGCCAAGAGCGTCACGGTGGAATAG
- a CDS encoding sulfocyanin-like copper-binding protein, translating to MNRLALSAVLLTALAPALAQSSGTTSAPPTVTSRSASKTVQVAFVAGHAGHNGGLNYNGDAKGEKTLTVPLGWTVEVSLSNAGKMPHDFAVVAGTAVPTDFSKVRLAFPNAATSVIAPGGAAAATRFVANRPGTYLILCRVGRHAQNGMYVKMTVSNSVKAPTYR from the coding sequence ATGAACCGACTCGCACTGTCCGCCGTGCTCCTGACGGCCCTCGCTCCCGCCCTCGCGCAGTCGTCGGGCACCACTTCTGCCCCGCCCACCGTGACCTCGCGGTCGGCGAGCAAGACGGTGCAGGTGGCGTTTGTCGCGGGGCACGCGGGCCACAATGGCGGCCTGAACTACAACGGCGACGCCAAAGGCGAGAAGACGCTCACCGTGCCACTGGGCTGGACCGTGGAGGTCAGCCTCAGCAACGCCGGGAAGATGCCGCACGACTTCGCCGTGGTCGCGGGGACGGCGGTGCCCACCGACTTCAGCAAGGTACGCCTCGCCTTCCCGAACGCGGCGACCAGCGTGATCGCGCCCGGCGGGGCGGCGGCGGCGACCCGCTTCGTGGCGAACCGGCCGGGCACCTACCTGATCCTGTGCCGCGTCGGGCGGCATGCCCAGAACGGCATGTACGTGAAGATGACCGTCTCCAACAGCGTGAAAGCGCCCACCTACCGCTAG
- a CDS encoding tetratricopeptide repeat protein, giving the protein MSTRSLLLLGTLLLAAPATAQTTTQTAPAQPAATAPAFASAAQATAEARRLADEARRTYPAGSASIDQALWRSAVDATEAAVTLDPGNADALRLRAQLYTEVGFWRQAELSWQALFRVAPASPGSADARQAATAQYNLGYAAYTRNQPSQAAASFAACLQLDPTSVPCATWAARTALESGNYAGAQTLYDRALQLAPGDRTLTYFRGLAASASRYGPAATRAFSRAYGELEAGRKTQALAGFQEAARSAPNFAEAWREAGRLALELGDAGAARAAYQGAVALPGATASDRYNLALAQEGEQFGLGAVQTFRTAYTRYTAGDRAGAEAGFLEATRLNPRYAKAWAWLGRVRYEAKNYAGATQAYGQAVALDPNDKSSAYFLRLAQQGK; this is encoded by the coding sequence ATGTCCACCCGTTCCCTGCTGCTGCTCGGCACCCTGCTGCTCGCCGCACCTGCCACTGCTCAGACGACGACCCAGACGGCACCCGCTCAGCCCGCCGCGACCGCGCCTGCCTTCGCGAGTGCGGCCCAGGCCACCGCCGAGGCCCGCCGCCTCGCGGACGAGGCCCGGCGCACCTATCCGGCGGGCAGCGCCAGCATCGACCAGGCGCTGTGGCGCTCGGCGGTGGACGCGACGGAGGCGGCGGTGACCCTGGACCCCGGCAACGCGGACGCCCTGCGCCTCCGCGCCCAGCTCTACACCGAGGTCGGCTTCTGGCGTCAGGCCGAGTTGAGCTGGCAGGCCCTCTTCCGCGTCGCGCCCGCCAGCCCCGGCAGCGCCGACGCCCGGCAGGCGGCGACCGCCCAGTACAACCTGGGGTATGCGGCCTACACTCGCAACCAGCCCAGTCAGGCGGCGGCTTCCTTCGCAGCATGTTTGCAACTTGACCCCACCAGCGTCCCCTGCGCGACGTGGGCGGCCCGCACCGCGCTGGAGTCGGGCAACTACGCCGGGGCCCAGACCCTCTACGACCGGGCGCTGCAACTCGCGCCCGGCGACCGCACCCTGACCTATTTCCGGGGGCTGGCGGCCAGTGCGTCGCGCTATGGCCCTGCCGCCACCCGTGCGTTCAGCCGGGCCTACGGCGAGCTGGAGGCAGGCCGCAAGACTCAGGCCCTCGCCGGATTTCAGGAGGCGGCCCGCAGCGCCCCCAATTTCGCGGAAGCGTGGCGGGAGGCCGGGCGGCTGGCGCTGGAGCTTGGAGATGCGGGGGCCGCCCGCGCCGCCTACCAGGGGGCGGTGGCCCTGCCCGGCGCGACGGCGAGCGACCGTTACAACCTCGCGCTCGCGCAGGAGGGCGAGCAGTTCGGGCTGGGGGCCGTGCAGACCTTTCGCACCGCCTACACCCGGTACACGGCGGGCGACCGTGCCGGGGCCGAGGCCGGATTCCTGGAAGCGACCCGCCTGAACCCCCGCTACGCGAAGGCTTGGGCGTGGCTGGGCCGCGTGCGCTACGAGGCCAAGAACTATGCGGGCGCGACGCAGGCTTACGGGCAGGCGGTGGCGCTGGACCCGAACGACAAGAGCAGCGCCTATTTCCTGCGGCTGGCGCAGCAGGGCAAGTAA
- the def gene encoding peptide deformylase has product MKATDAPPRIYPIRLYGDPVLRRKAKPVQPGDTLTVPGFGPQTVREVANTMLETMFEARGVGLAAPQVGLSVRLFVAVEYEDDEEENEGGDKPLKSRVLREFVMLNPVLTVTDKKKDRAYQEGCLSIPGIYEEGVARARGVQVRYTDLDGQERTLEADDYLARVFQHETDHLDGVFFLDRLPPEVTEDYRKELAAMQRKSKQFLAELAEVQKAQRESRE; this is encoded by the coding sequence GTGAAGGCCACTGACGCCCCGCCCCGCATCTACCCCATCCGTCTGTACGGCGACCCCGTGCTGCGCCGCAAGGCAAAGCCCGTGCAACCGGGCGACACCCTGACCGTCCCCGGCTTCGGTCCGCAGACTGTCCGCGAGGTGGCGAACACCATGCTGGAGACGATGTTCGAGGCGCGGGGGGTGGGCCTCGCCGCCCCGCAGGTGGGCCTCTCCGTGCGGCTGTTCGTGGCGGTCGAGTACGAGGACGACGAGGAAGAAAACGAGGGCGGCGACAAGCCCCTGAAGTCCCGAGTCCTGCGCGAGTTCGTGATGCTCAATCCGGTCCTCACTGTCACCGACAAGAAAAAGGACCGCGCCTACCAGGAAGGCTGCCTGAGCATTCCCGGCATCTACGAGGAAGGCGTCGCCCGCGCCCGAGGGGTCCAGGTGCGCTACACCGACCTCGATGGCCAGGAGCGGACCCTGGAAGCAGACGACTACCTCGCCCGCGTCTTCCAGCACGAGACGGACCATCTCGACGGCGTCTTCTTCCTCGACCGCCTGCCCCCCGAGGTCACCGAGGACTACCGCAAGGAACTTGCGGCCATGCAGCGCAAGTCCAAGCAGTTCCTCGCGGAGCTGGCCGAGGTGCAAAAGGCGCAGCGGGAGAGCCGAGAGTGA
- the fmt gene encoding methionyl-tRNA formyltransferase, giving the protein MTFTPRVAFFGSPAFAVPVLDAIRERFEVVLVVTQPDKPVGRGLKLTPPPVAARAAEVGLPLAQPRKLRGNASFEARLRDSGADVAVTCAYGKILPGPLLAVPRHGFLNTHTSLLPKYRGAAPIQWALIGGETVTGTTIMQTDEGLDTGPILLQEELPIAPQWTSLELSDALSVQAARLIVEALSRLPDLTPVPQDDARATHAPLLTKEDGFVRWADPARAVVDRYRGVAAWPQTTAFLGGARLKLSGLTITEGQGQPGEVLGVDADGLTVACGEGAVRVATVQPEARKAQPAPVWASGAGVGRGTQFDLWEPVADPGRTG; this is encoded by the coding sequence GTGACGTTCACGCCCCGCGTGGCCTTCTTCGGCTCGCCCGCCTTCGCCGTGCCCGTCTTGGACGCGATCCGCGAGCGCTTCGAGGTCGTGCTGGTGGTCACGCAGCCCGACAAGCCCGTGGGCCGGGGCCTGAAGCTCACGCCGCCCCCGGTCGCCGCCCGCGCCGCCGAGGTGGGCCTGCCCCTCGCCCAGCCCCGCAAGCTGCGCGGCAACGCCAGTTTCGAGGCCCGCTTGCGCGACTCCGGTGCGGACGTGGCCGTCACCTGCGCCTACGGCAAGATTCTGCCGGGGCCGCTGCTGGCCGTGCCCCGGCACGGCTTCCTGAACACCCACACCAGCCTGCTGCCCAAGTACCGGGGCGCCGCGCCGATCCAGTGGGCCTTGATTGGGGGCGAGACGGTCACGGGCACGACCATCATGCAGACCGACGAGGGGCTGGACACCGGGCCGATCCTGTTGCAGGAGGAGCTGCCCATCGCCCCCCAGTGGACCAGTCTGGAGCTGTCGGACGCGCTGAGTGTCCAGGCTGCCCGCCTGATCGTGGAGGCCCTGTCGCGCCTGCCCGACCTGACCCCCGTTCCGCAGGACGACGCGCGGGCCACCCATGCCCCGCTGCTTACCAAGGAGGACGGGTTCGTGCGCTGGGCCGACCCCGCGCGAGCGGTCGTCGACCGTTACCGGGGCGTGGCCGCGTGGCCGCAGACGACGGCCTTTCTGGGGGGAGCGCGGTTGAAGCTCTCGGGCCTGACGATCACGGAGGGGCAGGGCCAGCCCGGCGAGGTGCTGGGCGTGGACGCTGATGGTCTGACCGTCGCGTGCGGCGAGGGGGCCGTGCGGGTGGCGACCGTGCAGCCCGAGGCCCGCAAGGCCCAGCCCGCCCCCGTGTGGGCCTCGGGCGCGGGGGTGGGCCGGGGCACCCAGTTCGACCTCTGGGAACCTGTGGCCGACCCAGGGCGTACCGGGTAG
- a CDS encoding endonuclease III domain-containing protein has protein sequence MRPGARAPTAPAPPVTEPTLNAARPPRERAELLEWMSGLLRTEYGERPLVPRRAPMHELISTILSQRTTHQDEEAAYQELLTLGDWDAIIEAPTEAVAHAIRRSNYPESKAPRIQATLRAIREQRGGYDLDFLAELPVKDALKWLTDLPGVGVKTASLVLLFNYARPVFPVDTHVHRINTRVGTIPRMGEQAAHRALLTLLPPDPPHLYELHVNLLRHGQRVCTWTRPKCPACVLRERCDAFAVYGNNVPSFSEKPAKS, from the coding sequence ATGAGGCCGGGGGCGAGGGCGCCGACCGCTCCAGCGCCGCCCGTGACTGAGCCTACCCTCAACGCGGCCCGCCCTCCCCGGGAGCGGGCCGAACTGCTGGAGTGGATGTCCGGCCTGCTTCGGACCGAGTACGGCGAGCGCCCGCTCGTCCCCCGGCGTGCCCCCATGCACGAGCTGATCAGCACCATCCTCTCCCAGCGCACCACCCATCAGGACGAGGAGGCGGCCTATCAGGAACTGCTCACCCTGGGAGACTGGGACGCGATCATAGAGGCCCCGACCGAAGCCGTCGCCCACGCCATTCGGCGCAGCAACTACCCCGAGAGCAAGGCCCCGCGTATCCAGGCCACCCTGCGGGCCATCCGGGAACAGCGGGGCGGGTACGACCTCGACTTTCTGGCCGAACTGCCCGTCAAGGACGCCCTGAAATGGCTGACCGACCTGCCCGGCGTGGGGGTCAAGACCGCGTCGCTCGTGCTGCTGTTCAACTACGCGCGGCCCGTCTTTCCGGTGGATACGCACGTCCACCGCATCAACACCCGCGTGGGCACGATTCCCCGGATGGGCGAGCAGGCGGCGCACCGGGCACTCCTCACGCTGCTGCCGCCCGACCCGCCGCACCTCTACGAACTGCACGTCAACCTGCTGCGCCACGGCCAGCGCGTCTGCACGTGGACCCGCCCGAAGTGCCCGGCCTGCGTGCTGCGCGAGCGTTGCGACGCCTTTGCCGTCTATGGGAACAACGTGCCCAGTTTCAGCGAGAAGCCCGCGAAGTCCTGA
- a CDS encoding carbon-nitrogen hydrolase family protein, which translates to MTATNTDVVRVAAAAYPVDRLPDWAAYEAKLSRWVAEAAGQGARLLVFPEYAALELIALLPPGLHHDILGMRPALQALLPDFLALHARLAREHGTGIVAGSYPVAHGDGYVNRAYVFGPDGTYSHQDKLLMTRFEAEEWDIVPGEGVRVFDLGGLRFGVAICYDSEFPALARRLAEGGAELLVVPSFTGTRAGYTRVRVGSMARALENQFYALHAPLLADAAWTYAVETAVGQAALYAPADVGLPDTGLAAEGKWQTPGWVVQDLDLGLTRQVRVDGHVLNWRDREAAARRPGEAETVVLAAEASAAEVAGF; encoded by the coding sequence ATGACGGCGACGAACACGGACGTGGTGCGGGTGGCCGCGGCGGCCTACCCGGTGGACCGCTTGCCCGACTGGGCCGCGTACGAGGCCAAGCTCTCCCGCTGGGTGGCTGAGGCCGCCGGGCAGGGAGCGCGGCTGCTGGTCTTCCCCGAGTACGCGGCGCTGGAACTCATCGCACTGCTGCCGCCGGGGCTGCACCACGACATCCTGGGAATGCGGCCCGCGCTTCAGGCCCTGCTGCCCGACTTTCTGGCGCTACACGCACGGCTGGCGCGGGAGCATGGAACCGGTATCGTCGCGGGCAGTTACCCGGTCGCGCACGGGGACGGATATGTCAACCGGGCCTATGTGTTCGGGCCGGACGGGACCTACAGCCATCAGGACAAGCTGCTGATGACCCGCTTCGAGGCCGAGGAGTGGGACATCGTGCCGGGCGAGGGCGTGCGCGTTTTCGACCTCGGGGGGCTGCGCTTCGGGGTCGCCATCTGCTACGACAGCGAATTTCCGGCCCTCGCGCGGCGGTTGGCCGAGGGCGGGGCCGAGCTGCTGGTGGTGCCCTCCTTCACGGGGACGCGGGCCGGATACACCCGCGTCCGGGTCGGCAGCATGGCCCGTGCCCTGGAAAACCAGTTCTACGCCCTGCACGCCCCGCTGCTCGCGGACGCCGCCTGGACCTACGCGGTCGAGACGGCGGTGGGACAGGCGGCCCTCTACGCCCCCGCCGACGTGGGCCTGCCCGACACCGGCCTCGCCGCCGAGGGGAAGTGGCAGACACCGGGCTGGGTCGTGCAGGACCTCGACCTGGGGTTGACCCGGCAGGTGCGCGTGGACGGGCATGTGCTGAATTGGCGCGACCGGGAGGCGGCGGCCCGGCGACCGGGGGAGGCCGAAACCGTGGTGCTGGCGGCCGAGGCGAGCGCGGCGGAGGTTGCGGGATTCTGA
- a CDS encoding metalloenzyme domain protein yields the protein MTGLVWLALDGVGHPADAPPESVWEAELPALRPLVDGGEALDATLGVPGLPQSGTGQTCWLTGRDAVRVMGEHFGPHPGPTLRRLLAQEGLPARLTRAGGRAALANHYPPAYHAAQARRPRPGCFPYAFQAAGLPLDPPAVPPVSPTLGLGYAAPWPEQTPLADLSRLGERLAHAARTHDLIAADLWLSDLLGHRGRVPVPADALAAGRAYLRRVDALLTGLLEGGAPVIVSSDHGNLENLAVKGHTLARVPFAGAGLSLPPAGDIVAGGQIIAGFLGLPAAAN from the coding sequence ATGACTGGCCTGGTGTGGCTCGCGCTGGACGGGGTGGGCCACCCGGCCGACGCCCCGCCGGAGTCGGTGTGGGAGGCCGAGTTGCCTGCCCTGCGCCCCCTGGTAGACGGGGGAGAGGCGCTGGACGCCACCCTGGGCGTGCCCGGCCTGCCGCAGTCGGGCACCGGGCAGACCTGCTGGCTGACCGGACGGGACGCCGTGCGCGTGATGGGCGAGCACTTTGGCCCGCACCCCGGCCCAACGCTGCGGCGCCTGCTCGCCCAGGAGGGGCTGCCCGCACGCCTCACGCGGGCGGGGGGCCGGGCGGCCCTCGCCAACCACTACCCCCCCGCCTATCACGCGGCGCAGGCGCGGCGGCCCCGGCCAGGCTGTTTTCCCTACGCGTTTCAGGCGGCTGGACTGCCGCTGGACCCCCCGGCGGTGCCCCCGGTGTCTCCTACGCTGGGGCTGGGGTACGCTGCGCCCTGGCCGGAGCAGACCCCACTCGCCGACCTTTCCCGCCTGGGCGAGAGGCTGGCCCACGCCGCCCGCACCCACGACCTGATCGCCGCCGACCTGTGGCTCAGCGATCTGCTGGGGCACCGGGGCCGGGTGCCCGTTCCAGCCGACGCGCTCGCGGCGGGCCGCGCCTATCTGCGCCGGGTCGACGCCCTGCTGACCGGGCTGCTGGAGGGAGGCGCCCCCGTGATCGTCAGCAGCGACCACGGCAATCTGGAAAACCTGGCGGTCAAGGGCCATACGCTCGCGCGGGTGCCCTTCGCCGGGGCTGGACTTTCGCTGCCGCCCGCCGGGGACATTGTGGCGGGAGGGCAAATCATCGCTGGCTTCCTCGGACTCCCGGCAGCCGCCAATTAG